The sequence GGCCCTGTGTTGTTCTCCCCAGAAATTGCTCCCAAGACACTTCAGTCTGCTCTCTCTAATGAAAATCGCTTACTGGGTTCTAGCCCAAGTGGGAAATACTACCGAACTGTGCTCGATAATGGGCTTGCAATCGCGGTCAAGAGGCTAGAACCGTTTCAAACTGGTTCACCAGAGAGAAAGTCTCTCAAGAGAAAAATACAGAAGGAGCTAGAAACACTTGCTAGTCTGAGACATAGGAACTTGATGAGTTTGAGGGCTTATGTTAGGGAACTAGGTGggttttctttggtttatgattaTGTCCCAACTGGGAGTCTTGAGGATGCTATGAATAGAGTGAGAGATAATCAGTTGCAGCTGAGTTGGGAAGTGCGGCTTCGGATTGCGGTTGGGGTTGTTAAGGGGCTTCAGTATCTTCACTTTGAGCGTGACCCTTCTATTTTGCACTATAATTTGAAGCCTACTAATGTGATGTTGGATGCTGAGTTTGAACCCAGGTTGGCGGATTGTGGGTTGGCTAAGCTCATGCCTAATTTGGATAGGACCACCTCAGGTTATAGTGCTCCTGAGTGCTTCCAAAATCGCAGGTAATGAATACACTTACATAATTCAtacatttcaaatatatatattttttctcatgggTTTATCAGCAAATCTTTATGTTATTGTTGTGACAAGCAGTTCAAAAAATTAGCCCCAGTTTTGATGTTAGTCCTTTCTCTATTAATAAGGTTAACTTTGCTActgggtttaaaattttttttttctttgaactcTCTACACCTCGATTAGTTCCTACTTTGATGTTTACCATTGAAATTACCAATTTAGATTCTGGTTAGTGATAACTACACTGAATTTGAACTTGTATtgagatttttataatttgtctCGGGAGTTTCAAATTTTCACTAAAATTAAGTTTTATCTCTAGTGGAATTTTGGAGGCATTATTGGTATGTATGCTTAGTTGATGCTATGAGGTATTTAGAGTGAGAACCTGTAATAAGCCATTACCCTATTCTTTGGTTGCAATTGAGAATTAGTACATGTTAGTCTGTTTTATATCAAACATATAAGTTATAACATCACATTGATGGTGGATATATATCGATTTGAAACAGGTATACCGATAAGAGCGACGTTTTCAGTTTTGGTATGATATTGGGTGTTTTGTTAACTGGAAGAGACCCTACTGATCCATTCTTTGGAGAACCGGCTAGTGGGGGCAGTTTGGGACAGTGGCTTAGGCATTTGC comes from Castanea sativa cultivar Marrone di Chiusa Pesio chromosome 3, ASM4071231v1 and encodes:
- the LOC142629863 gene encoding inactive leucine-rich repeat receptor-like protein kinase CORYNE — its product is MSYYFCNKKIFTFVLLFIKLCFHFTTVYCQERKISRPSEFQNGLRRIFLSIALGVLTGLIGSLLFALIVRSFVRYLNRTPILKGPVLFSPEIAPKTLQSALSNENRLLGSSPSGKYYRTVLDNGLAIAVKRLEPFQTGSPERKSLKRKIQKELETLASLRHRNLMSLRAYVRELGGFSLVYDYVPTGSLEDAMNRVRDNQLQLSWEVRLRIAVGVVKGLQYLHFERDPSILHYNLKPTNVMLDAEFEPRLADCGLAKLMPNLDRTTSGYSAPECFQNRRYTDKSDVFSFGMILGVLLTGRDPTDPFFGEPASGGSLGQWLRHLQQAGEAREALDKSILGEEGEEDEMLMAVRIAVVCLSDMPADRPSSDELVHLLTQLHSF